The proteins below come from a single Chitinophaga pinensis DSM 2588 genomic window:
- a CDS encoding acyl carrier protein produces the protein MNKQAIFELIVQHTKEIIPELETHAFVITDELKELGANSVDRAEIITLTIESLSLDIPLITFSGAQNIEDLVETFYEQQVV, from the coding sequence ATGAACAAACAAGCCATCTTTGAGCTGATAGTACAGCACACAAAAGAGATTATCCCCGAATTGGAAACCCATGCATTTGTTATTACTGATGAGTTGAAAGAACTGGGAGCCAACTCAGTTGATCGCGCAGAAATCATCACCTTGACTATCGAATCTCTCTCTCTGGACATTCCACTGATTACATTTTCCGGGGCGCAGAACATAGAGGACCTTGTGGAGACGTTTTATGAGCAGCAAGTGGTATAA
- a CDS encoding DUF5952 family protein, with the protein MRDYKLIINCEYVNETGILVNHVLKADTARKPQVYDKFMFVSKQHFKPIVIEIRDIVEVAMLPGMHVVCDGEEVDEADDIKETFYSFLVED; encoded by the coding sequence ATGAGAGACTACAAGCTAATTATTAACTGCGAGTACGTAAACGAAACGGGCATACTTGTAAACCATGTATTAAAGGCCGATACGGCCAGGAAACCCCAGGTATATGACAAATTTATGTTTGTAAGTAAACAGCACTTCAAGCCCATTGTTATTGAGATACGCGATATTGTGGAAGTGGCTATGCTGCCAGGTATGCACGTAGTGTGCGATGGCGAAGAAGTTGATGAAGCCGATGATATCAAGGAGACATTCTACAGTTTCCTGGTTGAAGACTAA
- a CDS encoding acyltransferase domain-containing protein has product MSAPQPVLLFAGQGSQYYNMGRALFDTNPTFRNTMLGLDEVAVRLTGLSVIEYLYDGNKRYPLDRLLYSHPAIFMVQYALARTVSELLPAAPAYVLGSSLGETVAAAVSGAIPAEDMLEIVIRQAALVERSCAEGGMITLLHDQTIFENEPALYMNAVIAAYNYDAHFTLSAAKTALSGISSFLHTREIMYSVLPVKYAFHSSEMEKIGALFLDGNRDKHFSLPVIPFYSSVYAREWYDISITYFWQVIRRRIRFKEAIESLEKSGPYYYIDCSPSGTLKNLTAKIAPASISGRLFDVLSPFGKDGEKLKTLQTAIHHISKQISLTLKT; this is encoded by the coding sequence ATGTCAGCCCCGCAGCCTGTACTGTTATTTGCTGGTCAGGGAAGCCAGTATTACAATATGGGCCGGGCATTGTTTGACACAAACCCTACATTCAGGAATACCATGCTTGGGCTGGACGAAGTCGCAGTGCGGCTGACCGGCCTGTCTGTCATCGAATATCTCTATGATGGGAATAAGAGATATCCGCTGGACAGACTGCTTTACTCGCATCCTGCCATTTTTATGGTACAGTACGCGCTGGCCCGCACAGTCAGTGAGCTGTTACCAGCTGCTCCGGCATATGTACTCGGATCCAGTCTGGGAGAAACAGTCGCCGCTGCAGTCAGTGGAGCGATCCCCGCTGAAGATATGCTGGAGATCGTTATCCGTCAGGCAGCACTGGTAGAACGCAGTTGCGCAGAAGGTGGTATGATCACCCTGCTGCATGACCAGACGATATTTGAAAATGAACCGGCGCTTTATATGAATGCTGTCATAGCGGCATATAACTACGACGCTCATTTTACTTTAAGTGCAGCAAAAACGGCTCTATCGGGTATCAGCAGTTTTTTGCATACCCGGGAGATCATGTACAGTGTACTTCCGGTGAAATATGCATTTCATAGTTCGGAGATGGAAAAGATCGGTGCTTTATTCCTTGACGGGAACAGGGATAAACACTTTTCATTACCGGTAATACCGTTCTATTCGTCGGTATATGCCCGGGAATGGTATGATATCTCCATCACCTACTTCTGGCAGGTTATACGTCGGAGGATCAGATTTAAGGAAGCGATAGAAAGCCTCGAAAAGAGCGGACCCTATTATTACATTGATTGCAGCCCCTCAGGAACCCTGAAAAACCTAACAGCGAAAATTGCTCCGGCATCCATTTCCGGTCGTCTGTTTGATGTATTGTCTCCCTTCGGTAAAGACGGAGAGAAACTGAAGACCCTACAGACTGCCATTCATCATATCAGCAAACAAATTTCGCTCACCCTAAAAACGTGA